In one Candidatus Dechloromonas phosphoritropha genomic region, the following are encoded:
- a CDS encoding O-antigen translocase, translated as MTSHREIFRSSAIIGGATVINIVIGIVKVKVLAVLLGPAGVGLMGLYQNIVGLASTLAGCGLGNSGVRQLAASAGEEATLAIVRRALWLANLVLGLAGMALLWLLREPVAQWVFGDATHVGDVGWLGLGVLLTLIAGSQTALLQGLRRIGELARINIISALIGAVVGILLVYWLGEAGVLWFVLAAPAVTIPVAAWYAARLTRPQMHCDWQAISQQWQAMLKFGIPLMVAGLLTLATQLAARSIILRELGLDAAGYFQAAWAVSMTYIGFVLGAMGADYFPRLTATINDHPQARKLVDEQAEMALLLAGPVLLGMITLAPWVIHLLYAASFAPAADVLRWQVLGDIFKVASWPMGFILLAQGRGGIFIATDVTWNVAYLGVIAVGIQEWGLAMAGVGFWIAYLIYYGLVALVASRLIGYKLARRNAMVTLLLLLAGGGIMFVAGQSTGAGYTVGLVVMLAASLYSLRRLDGLVDLRGWLRRRVAGD; from the coding sequence GTGACATCCCACCGCGAGATCTTCCGTTCGAGCGCCATCATAGGTGGTGCCACGGTGATCAATATCGTCATCGGCATCGTCAAAGTGAAAGTGCTGGCGGTGCTGCTCGGGCCGGCCGGCGTTGGCCTGATGGGCTTGTACCAGAACATCGTCGGGCTGGCCTCGACGCTGGCCGGGTGCGGGCTGGGCAATAGCGGCGTGAGACAGTTGGCTGCATCGGCAGGCGAAGAAGCCACCCTCGCCATCGTGCGCCGCGCGCTCTGGCTGGCCAATCTGGTCCTTGGCCTTGCCGGCATGGCGCTCCTGTGGCTACTGCGCGAACCGGTTGCACAATGGGTGTTCGGCGATGCAACCCATGTCGGCGATGTCGGCTGGCTCGGGCTGGGGGTGCTGCTGACCCTGATCGCCGGTTCACAAACCGCGCTGCTGCAAGGATTGCGCCGCATCGGCGAGCTGGCGCGCATCAACATCATCAGCGCCTTGATTGGCGCCGTCGTCGGCATACTGCTGGTGTATTGGCTCGGCGAGGCCGGCGTGCTCTGGTTTGTGCTGGCGGCCCCGGCCGTCACCATTCCGGTTGCCGCCTGGTACGCTGCCCGCCTGACACGGCCGCAGATGCACTGCGACTGGCAGGCGATCAGCCAGCAATGGCAAGCGATGCTCAAATTTGGCATTCCCCTGATGGTGGCTGGCCTGCTCACTTTGGCGACCCAGCTTGCCGCGCGCTCGATCATCCTGCGCGAACTCGGACTGGATGCGGCCGGTTACTTCCAGGCGGCCTGGGCTGTCTCGATGACCTACATCGGTTTTGTGCTTGGCGCGATGGGCGCCGACTATTTCCCGCGCCTGACGGCCACCATCAACGACCACCCGCAGGCACGAAAGCTGGTCGATGAGCAGGCCGAAATGGCCTTGCTGCTGGCCGGTCCCGTTTTACTCGGCATGATCACGCTTGCCCCCTGGGTCATTCACCTGCTCTATGCCGCCAGCTTTGCGCCGGCGGCTGATGTGCTGCGCTGGCAAGTGCTGGGGGATATTTTTAAGGTGGCCAGTTGGCCGATGGGGTTTATTCTGCTCGCGCAGGGGCGTGGTGGCATTTTCATTGCCACGGACGTTACCTGGAATGTTGCCTACCTGGGTGTGATCGCCGTGGGAATTCAGGAATGGGGGCTGGCCATGGCTGGTGTCGGTTTCTGGATCGCCTACCTGATCTATTACGGGCTGGTGGCGCTGGTGGCATCGAGGCTGATTGGTTACAAGCTGGCACGCCGCAATGCGATGGTTACGCTACTTCTCTTGCTTGCGGGGGGGGGGATCATGTTTGTTGCAGGACAATCGACAGGTGCGGGTTATACAGTTGGGCTGGTGGTGATGCTGGCGGCTAGTTTGTATAGCCTGCGCAGGCTGGACGGGTTGGTGGATTTGCGTGGGTGGTTAAGACGGAGAGTTGCCGGTGACTGA
- a CDS encoding DegT/DnrJ/EryC1/StrS family aminotransferase: MNIPFLDLGAAYLELKSEIDAAVARSLASGCYIAGPEVEQFESKYAQYCGAAHAVGAANGLDALHLALRAMDVGPGDEVIVPSNTYIATWLAVSQCGATPVPVEPDARTYNIDPALIEAAITPRTKVILPVHLYGQPANMDEILAIARKHGLRVLEDGAQAHGARYKGERLGAHGDAVAWSFYPGKNLGAMGDGGAVTTDDAQLAERIRVLRNYGSREKYVNEVQGYNSRLDSLQAAILSVKLAHLDEWNARRSAVAECYRQNLAGCGLTLPYVPGWAEPVWHLYVVQHPQRDALQKALAVSGVGTLIHYPIPPHQQQAYAANGFAGDAFPIASRMANEVLSLPMGPHLGFEDQDQVIAALTAFKP, encoded by the coding sequence ATGAACATTCCATTCTTGGATCTTGGTGCTGCTTACCTTGAGCTGAAATCCGAGATCGATGCCGCCGTGGCTCGATCACTGGCTTCCGGTTGCTACATCGCTGGTCCGGAAGTGGAGCAGTTCGAGTCCAAATATGCTCAATACTGCGGCGCCGCCCACGCAGTAGGCGCGGCCAATGGGCTGGACGCGCTGCACCTGGCGCTGCGCGCCATGGATGTCGGGCCGGGCGACGAAGTGATCGTGCCCAGCAACACCTATATCGCCACCTGGCTGGCGGTCAGCCAGTGCGGTGCGACGCCGGTGCCGGTGGAGCCGGATGCGCGCACTTACAACATCGACCCGGCGCTGATCGAAGCCGCCATTACCCCGCGCACCAAAGTCATCCTGCCCGTACATCTCTACGGTCAACCGGCAAATATGGACGAAATTCTCGCCATTGCGCGCAAGCACGGCCTGCGCGTGCTGGAAGACGGGGCGCAGGCGCATGGAGCGCGCTACAAGGGCGAGCGCCTGGGTGCGCACGGCGATGCCGTGGCGTGGAGCTTCTACCCCGGCAAGAATCTCGGCGCCATGGGCGACGGTGGCGCGGTGACCACCGACGATGCGCAGTTGGCCGAGCGCATCCGCGTGCTGCGCAACTACGGCTCGCGCGAAAAGTACGTGAACGAAGTGCAGGGCTATAATAGCCGTCTTGACTCGCTGCAGGCTGCCATCTTGAGCGTCAAGCTGGCGCATCTCGATGAATGGAATGCGCGGCGCAGCGCCGTCGCCGAGTGCTATCGGCAGAACCTGGCTGGTTGCGGCCTGACGCTGCCTTATGTGCCCGGCTGGGCCGAGCCGGTATGGCACCTGTATGTGGTCCAGCATCCGCAGCGCGATGCACTGCAAAAAGCGCTGGCTGTTTCCGGTGTGGGCACGTTGATTCATTACCCGATTCCGCCACACCAGCAGCAGGCCTACGCCGCCAACGGGTTCGCCGGAGACGCCTTTCCGATTGCCTCCAGAATGGCAAACGAAGTGCTGAGTCTGCCGATGGGGCCGCATCTCGGTTTCGAGGATCAGGATCAGGTCATCGCCGCGCTGACCGCCTTCAAACCGTGA
- a CDS encoding WxcM-like domain-containing protein encodes MSLADCRLIELPKIHDPRGNLTFIEGSGHIPFDIQRVYYLYDVPGGAERGGHAHKALHQLIIAMSGSFDVVLDDGNDKKRIHLNRSYNGLYVCPMIWRELDNFSSGSVCMVLASNKYAEDDYFRDYAEFMRARWQA; translated from the coding sequence ATGTCATTAGCTGATTGTCGCCTCATCGAACTTCCAAAAATCCATGATCCTCGCGGCAACCTGACCTTCATCGAAGGCTCCGGTCACATCCCGTTCGACATCCAGCGCGTGTATTACCTTTACGACGTGCCCGGTGGCGCAGAACGAGGAGGGCACGCGCACAAGGCGCTGCATCAACTGATCATCGCCATGTCAGGTAGTTTTGACGTGGTTCTTGATGATGGAAATGACAAGAAGCGCATTCACCTCAACCGTTCCTACAATGGGCTATACGTTTGTCCCATGATCTGGCGGGAACTCGACAATTTTTCATCCGGTTCGGTCTGCATGGTGCTGGCTTCCAATAAATACGCCGAAGACGATTATTTCCGGGACTATGCGGAATTCATGCGGGCGCGCTGGCAAGCATGA